A section of the Streptomyces sp. SCL15-4 genome encodes:
- a CDS encoding MFS transporter, with amino-acid sequence MAAGYVEILRARHALRLLAGTLVGRLPNATAAIALVLFVRAEGGSYSLAGGLAAVYGVANAVGQPVLGRLVDLYGQPRVQLPAAVLAALAMTVFAFCGTDPLPLAYAAVAVSGLFAPPLEGGLRALWPSVLRREDQVHTAYAMDAIAQEVMFTVGPLLVTLCVSVWDERAALLVLNLLGVLGALSVVVSPPSRAWRSAPREAHWLGALRSPGLLALLAAFLFVGIALGSITVAAVSYADGHGGDAVYGWLMAGLGLGALAGGTVYGARRWAGPPERRLRVLVALLAVCYLPLTLTPGTVAMVLLSVVSGVFLAPCIACAFIIVDRHAPRGTVTEAFSWLVTTFTVGASVGTGLAGPVVQVGGTVWGFGLPSVAGAVSLLVLLATGGVLAAPARGAVVAASSENDPDRAAEPRFSSGDRA; translated from the coding sequence ATGGCCGCGGGATACGTGGAGATCCTGAGGGCGAGGCATGCGCTGCGGCTGCTCGCCGGGACCTTGGTGGGCCGGCTGCCGAACGCGACCGCGGCCATCGCCCTGGTGCTCTTCGTCCGCGCCGAGGGCGGCAGCTACAGCCTGGCCGGCGGCCTCGCGGCCGTGTACGGCGTCGCGAACGCCGTGGGCCAGCCGGTGCTGGGCCGGCTCGTGGACCTGTACGGCCAGCCGCGCGTGCAGCTGCCCGCGGCCGTCCTGGCGGCCCTGGCGATGACGGTCTTCGCGTTCTGCGGCACCGACCCGCTGCCGCTGGCGTACGCGGCGGTCGCGGTGTCCGGCCTGTTCGCGCCGCCGCTGGAGGGCGGCCTGCGGGCCCTGTGGCCGTCCGTGCTGCGCCGTGAGGACCAGGTGCACACCGCGTACGCCATGGACGCCATCGCGCAGGAGGTCATGTTCACCGTCGGCCCGCTGCTGGTGACCTTGTGCGTGTCCGTGTGGGACGAGCGGGCCGCCCTGCTGGTGCTGAACCTGCTGGGTGTGCTGGGTGCCCTGTCCGTGGTCGTCTCGCCGCCCTCGCGCGCGTGGCGCTCGGCCCCGCGCGAGGCGCACTGGCTGGGCGCGCTGCGCTCGCCCGGCCTGCTCGCGCTGCTCGCCGCGTTCCTGTTCGTCGGCATCGCGCTGGGCTCCATCACGGTCGCCGCGGTGTCGTACGCGGACGGTCACGGCGGCGACGCGGTCTACGGCTGGCTGATGGCCGGGCTCGGTCTCGGCGCGCTGGCCGGCGGCACGGTGTACGGCGCCCGCCGGTGGGCCGGCCCGCCCGAGCGGCGACTGCGGGTCCTGGTGGCTCTGCTGGCGGTGTGTTACCTGCCGCTCACGCTGACGCCGGGCACGGTCGCCATGGTGCTGCTCAGCGTGGTCTCCGGCGTCTTCCTGGCACCTTGCATCGCCTGCGCGTTCATCATCGTGGACCGGCACGCCCCGCGCGGCACGGTCACGGAGGCGTTCTCCTGGCTCGTGACGACGTTCACCGTGGGCGCGTCGGTGGGAACGGGCCTGGCGGGGCCGGTGGTGCAGGTCGGCGGAACCGTGTGGGGCTTCGGCCTGCCGAGCGTGGCCGGAGCGGTGTCGTTGCTGGTCCTGCTCGCCACCGGAGGGGTCCTCGCGGCTCCCGCGCGGGGCGCGGTCGTTGCGGCTTCATCGGAAAATGATCCAGATCGTGCCGCCGAACCCCGTTTCAGCTCGGGGGATCGGGCGTAA
- the pafA gene encoding Pup--protein ligase — protein MDRRIFGLENEYGVTCTFRGQRRLSPDEVARYLFRRVVSWGRSSNVFLRNGARLYLDVGSHPEYATPECDNVIELVTHDKAGERILEGLLVDAERRLHEEGIAGDVYLFKNNTDSAGNSYGCHENYLVARHGEFSRLADILIPFLVTRQLLCGAGKVLQTPRGAVYCVSQRAEHIWEGVSSATTRSRPIINTRDEPHADAERYRRLHVIVGDSNMSETTMLLKVGATDLVLRMIEAGTVMRDLTLENPIRAIREVSHDITGRRKVRLASGREASALEVQREYFDKALDFCDRRGIRTGTVARVLELWGRTLEAIETEELDRVETEIDWVMKYKLIERYRAKHNMTMSHPRVAQIDLAYHDIHRRRGLYYLLERKGQAARICNDLKIFEGKSVPPQTTRARLRGDFIRRAQEQRRDFTVDWVHLKLNDQAQRTVLCKDPFRSVDDRVEKLIAGM, from the coding sequence ATGGACCGCCGCATTTTCGGGCTGGAGAACGAGTACGGCGTCACGTGCACGTTCAGGGGACAGCGCCGCCTGTCTCCTGACGAGGTGGCGCGATACCTCTTCCGCCGTGTCGTGTCATGGGGCCGCAGCAGCAATGTCTTTCTGCGAAACGGCGCCCGGCTCTATCTCGACGTGGGCTCACATCCGGAATACGCCACACCCGAATGTGACAACGTGATCGAACTGGTCACCCACGACAAGGCCGGCGAGCGCATTCTCGAAGGACTCCTGGTGGACGCGGAACGACGCCTGCACGAGGAGGGAATCGCGGGCGACGTCTACCTCTTCAAGAACAACACCGACTCGGCGGGCAACTCCTACGGCTGCCACGAGAACTACCTCGTGGCCCGGCACGGGGAGTTCTCCCGGCTCGCGGACATCCTCATCCCCTTCCTGGTCACCCGGCAGCTGCTGTGCGGCGCCGGCAAGGTGCTCCAGACCCCGCGCGGGGCCGTCTACTGCGTCAGCCAGCGCGCGGAGCACATCTGGGAGGGCGTCTCCTCGGCGACGACCCGCTCCCGGCCCATCATCAACACCCGCGACGAACCGCACGCGGACGCGGAGCGTTACCGCCGGCTGCACGTCATCGTCGGCGACTCGAACATGTCCGAGACCACCATGCTGCTGAAGGTCGGCGCCACCGACCTGGTGCTGCGCATGATCGAGGCGGGCACGGTGATGCGCGACCTCACCCTGGAGAACCCGATCCGGGCGATCCGCGAGGTCAGCCACGACATCACCGGCCGACGCAAGGTGCGCCTGGCCAGCGGCCGGGAGGCCTCCGCGCTGGAGGTGCAGCGCGAGTACTTCGACAAGGCGCTGGACTTCTGCGACCGCCGGGGCATCCGCACCGGCACGGTGGCGCGGGTCCTGGAGCTGTGGGGCCGCACGCTGGAGGCCATCGAGACCGAGGAACTGGACCGGGTCGAGACCGAGATCGACTGGGTCATGAAGTACAAGCTCATCGAGCGGTACCGGGCCAAGCACAACATGACGATGTCGCATCCGCGGGTCGCCCAGATAGACCTCGCCTACCACGACATCCACCGTCGTCGTGGTCTGTACTACCTGCTGGAGAGGAAGGGCCAAGCCGCCCGGATCTGCAACGACTTGAAGATCTTCGAGGGCAAGTCGGTTCCTCCGCAGACCACTCGGGCCCGACTGCGCGGCGACTTCATCCGGCGGGCGCAGGAACAGCGCCGGGACTTCACGGTCGACTGGGTGCACCTGAAGCTCAACGACCAGGCGCAGCGCACCGTCCTGTGCAAGGACCCGTTCCGTTCGGTGGACGACCGGGTGGAGAAGCTGATCGCGGGTATGTAG
- a CDS encoding FKBP-type peptidyl-prolyl cis-trans isomerase, giving the protein MRRRSLLLAAVPAGLLTLAGCGDDSSDSGGTGPSPSGSASSAPPPKLVRGPLPAVTAGERFGEKPTVAKGPGEPSKNIAVRTLIAGGGRTVAENDFIRADYLGQIWDTGKVFDNSYDRKRPLVIQLAQGSIVDGWRYALQGKKAGSRVQIAVPPAWGYGKGGNPQAGIKGTDTLVFVIDLIESFNSGSSAKGTAVPQDDAALPKVGTNTDGKPPKVTVPRTDPPKKLVSQYVLEGDGPGLKADQTVLCQFQGLVWDGGKTFERTYGSNRLSQFSLKQMQEVVKGLAQGLTGKKVGSRVLIVVPPELGYGDKPPGGGVIEKGSTLVFTVDILAAM; this is encoded by the coding sequence GTGCGCCGACGCTCGCTTCTCCTCGCCGCCGTACCCGCAGGACTTCTCACGCTCGCCGGCTGCGGTGACGACTCGTCCGACTCCGGCGGGACAGGCCCCTCGCCATCGGGTTCGGCGTCCTCCGCGCCGCCGCCGAAGCTGGTGCGGGGGCCGTTGCCGGCGGTCACGGCGGGCGAGAGGTTCGGCGAGAAGCCCACGGTCGCCAAGGGGCCGGGCGAGCCGTCGAAGAACATCGCGGTCCGGACGCTGATCGCGGGCGGCGGGCGGACGGTCGCGGAGAACGACTTCATCCGCGCGGACTATCTCGGACAGATCTGGGACACCGGCAAGGTGTTCGACAACTCCTACGACCGCAAGCGCCCGCTGGTCATCCAGCTCGCCCAGGGCAGCATCGTCGACGGCTGGCGGTACGCCCTGCAGGGCAAGAAGGCCGGCTCACGGGTGCAGATCGCCGTCCCGCCGGCCTGGGGTTACGGCAAGGGCGGCAACCCGCAGGCGGGCATCAAGGGCACCGACACCCTGGTCTTCGTCATCGACCTGATCGAGTCCTTCAACTCCGGCAGTTCCGCCAAGGGCACCGCGGTCCCGCAGGACGACGCCGCCCTGCCGAAGGTGGGCACCAACACCGACGGCAAGCCGCCGAAGGTGACCGTGCCCAGGACGGACCCGCCGAAGAAGCTCGTGTCGCAGTACGTCCTGGAGGGCGACGGGCCCGGGCTGAAGGCGGACCAGACGGTGCTGTGCCAGTTCCAGGGCCTGGTGTGGGACGGCGGCAAGACGTTCGAGCGGACGTACGGCTCGAACCGGCTCAGCCAGTTCTCGCTGAAGCAGATGCAGGAGGTGGTGAAGGGCCTGGCGCAGGGACTGACCGGCAAGAAGGTGGGCAGCAGGGTCCTGATCGTCGTCCCGCCGGAGCTGGGCTACGGCGACAAGCCGCCGGGCGGCGGGGTCATCGAGAAGGGCTCCACTCTGGTGTTCACGGTGGACATCCTCGCGGCGATGTAG
- a CDS encoding FKBP-type peptidyl-prolyl cis-trans isomerase codes for MSIEKPEIDFPEGPPPADLEIKDIWEGDGPVAQAGQTVTVHYVGVAFSTGEEFDASWNRNSPFRFPLGAGRVIAGWDRGVQGMKVGGRRRLTIPAHLAYGDQSPTPAIKPGETLIFVVDLLGV; via the coding sequence GTGAGCATCGAGAAGCCCGAGATCGACTTCCCTGAGGGCCCGCCGCCGGCGGACCTCGAGATCAAGGACATCTGGGAGGGCGACGGGCCGGTCGCGCAGGCGGGCCAGACGGTCACCGTCCACTACGTGGGCGTCGCCTTCAGCACCGGCGAGGAGTTCGACGCCAGCTGGAACCGCAACTCTCCGTTCCGCTTCCCGCTGGGTGCCGGCCGTGTCATCGCGGGCTGGGACCGCGGCGTGCAGGGCATGAAGGTCGGCGGCCGCCGCCGGCTGACCATCCCGGCCCACCTCGCCTACGGCGACCAGAGCCCGACCCCGGCGATCAAGCCCGGCGAGACCCTCATCTTCGTGGTGGACCTCCTCGGCGTCTGA
- a CDS encoding helix-turn-helix transcriptional regulator: protein MAIAKAERLMNLALCLLGARRPLSKRELRESIEAYLEAGSDDSFNRMFERDKDDLRELGLVIATVENLDGEVGYLARRDSNRLPPITLDAEEAAALGLAAKVWQQARLAGAASGALQKLRAAGLPEDVDPYEAHGALEPRIPVHEAAFEPLMLACRDRRPVLFDYRKANAARPEPRHVEPWALECWRGHWYLAGFDRDRGAERVFRLSRITGKVRSRGTGFTAPVPDVVTVRETVASWAGEIADRSALIRLRSGAGYPLRAKAAKVRELGDGWDELEIPYGHGLDAWLVEFGPDVVVLEPAELRADVVDRLRAVAKD from the coding sequence ATGGCCATTGCCAAGGCCGAGCGGCTGATGAACCTCGCGCTGTGTCTGCTCGGCGCACGCCGGCCGCTCAGCAAGCGCGAGCTGCGCGAGTCCATCGAGGCCTATCTGGAAGCGGGCTCCGACGACTCCTTCAACCGCATGTTCGAGCGGGACAAGGACGATCTGCGCGAGCTGGGGCTGGTCATCGCGACCGTCGAGAACCTCGACGGCGAGGTCGGCTACCTCGCCCGCCGCGACAGCAACCGGCTGCCCCCCATCACCCTGGACGCCGAGGAGGCCGCCGCCCTCGGTCTCGCCGCCAAGGTCTGGCAGCAGGCCCGGCTGGCCGGCGCGGCCAGCGGGGCCCTGCAGAAGCTGCGCGCCGCCGGCCTGCCCGAGGACGTCGACCCGTACGAGGCGCACGGCGCCCTGGAACCGCGCATCCCGGTGCACGAGGCCGCCTTCGAACCGCTGATGCTGGCCTGCCGCGACCGCCGCCCGGTCCTCTTCGACTACCGCAAGGCGAACGCCGCCCGCCCCGAGCCCCGGCACGTCGAGCCGTGGGCACTGGAATGCTGGCGCGGCCACTGGTACCTGGCCGGTTTCGACCGTGACCGGGGCGCCGAACGCGTCTTCCGGCTGTCCCGGATCACCGGCAAGGTCCGCTCCCGGGGCACGGGCTTCACCGCGCCGGTGCCGGACGTCGTCACCGTGCGCGAGACCGTCGCGAGCTGGGCCGGCGAGATCGCCGACCGCTCGGCGCTGATCCGGCTGCGTTCCGGCGCCGGCTACCCCCTTCGGGCGAAGGCCGCCAAGGTCCGGGAACTGGGTGACGGCTGGGACGAGCTGGAGATTCCGTACGGGCACGGCCTGGACGCCTGGCTGGTGGAGTTCGGACCGGACGTGGTGGTCCTGGAGCCGGCCGAGCTGCGGGCCGACGTGGTGGACCGGCTGCGCGCCGTGGCGAAGGACTGA
- a CDS encoding helix-turn-helix transcriptional regulator, producing the protein MAGRPARTGNAIDQTRRMLSLVTYLRERPGARIADVARAFGISEDELVADLDVLPMCGTSFRGGDLLDIDTDGERIWWHNPAALGEEAAEPLRLAADEATALLVAARAVATLPGLRESDRQALLRATAKVETAAGEAAGASSRLSVTFESEGGVFADVDRAISERRRLWIRYYSPARDEVTEREIDPIRLVSVGHTYVEAWCRRSEARRTFRLDRVAEIKILDAPSAPPEIELRDLSEGLVQPAAEDPEVVVEVGPGGRWVAEYYPHDSAEELPDGGLRITLRTPDPASLRRLALRLGRDGRIVSPPELAESARRAAREALAAYDVPAGAARLS; encoded by the coding sequence GTGGCAGGCAGACCGGCCAGGACCGGCAACGCGATCGACCAGACCCGGCGGATGCTCTCCCTGGTGACGTATCTGCGCGAGCGCCCCGGCGCCCGGATCGCCGACGTCGCGCGCGCCTTCGGCATCAGCGAGGACGAGCTGGTCGCCGACCTCGATGTGCTGCCCATGTGCGGCACCAGCTTCCGCGGCGGCGATCTGCTGGACATCGACACCGACGGCGAGCGCATCTGGTGGCACAACCCGGCCGCGCTCGGCGAGGAGGCGGCCGAACCGCTCCGGCTGGCCGCCGACGAGGCCACCGCCCTGCTGGTCGCCGCCCGCGCCGTGGCCACCCTGCCCGGCCTGCGGGAGAGCGACCGCCAGGCCCTGCTGCGCGCCACCGCCAAGGTGGAGACCGCGGCCGGGGAGGCGGCCGGCGCCAGCTCCCGGCTGTCGGTGACCTTCGAGTCCGAGGGCGGTGTCTTCGCCGACGTCGACCGGGCGATCTCCGAGCGCCGCCGGCTGTGGATCCGCTACTACTCACCGGCCCGCGACGAGGTCACCGAGCGTGAGATCGACCCCATCCGGCTGGTCAGCGTCGGTCACACCTACGTCGAGGCGTGGTGCCGCCGCTCCGAGGCCCGGCGCACCTTCCGGCTGGACCGGGTCGCCGAGATCAAGATCCTCGACGCGCCGTCGGCCCCGCCCGAGATAGAACTGCGCGACCTCTCCGAGGGCCTGGTGCAGCCGGCCGCCGAGGACCCGGAGGTCGTGGTCGAGGTCGGCCCCGGCGGTCGCTGGGTCGCCGAGTACTACCCGCACGACAGCGCCGAGGAACTGCCCGACGGCGGGCTGCGCATCACGCTGCGCACCCCGGACCCGGCCTCGCTGCGCCGGCTGGCGCTGCGGCTCGGCCGCGACGGCCGGATCGTCTCGCCGCCCGAGCTGGCCGAGAGCGCCCGCCGTGCGGCCCGCGAGGCCCTGGCGGCGTACGACGTCCCGGCCGGCGCGGCGCGGCTGTCGTAG